GGTCGCCACGAAGGCCGGCGTGACGCCCGCCGGGTCGAGACCGGAGGCCATCGCCTGCTCGGGGTTGGCGGCCACCGTGTCGGTGAGATTGGTGATCAGCCGATCGGTGAACAGTGAGCCGAACCACGCGGTACCGATGGCGGCGCCGATCTCGCGGAAGTAGTTGTTGGAACTCGTGGCCACGCCGACCTCACGAGGATCCACGGCGTTCTGGACGGCCAGCACGATGACCTGCATGACCAGGCCCAGTCCGGCGCCGAAGAAGAGCAGCATGGCCATGATCTGCCAGATCGGGGTGGAGCCGGTCATCTGGGTCATCACCGCGACGGTGGCGGTGGTCAGGGCCAGGCCGACGATCGGGTAGACGCGGTACCGCCCGGTGCTGGCGATCGCGAAGCCCGAGCCGATCGAGGTGGCCATGAGACCGACCATCATCGGGATCATGAGCAGGCCCGACCCGGCGGCCGAGGTGCCGGTGGCCATCTGCAGGAAGGTCGGGATGAAGCCGATCGCCGCGAACATGGCGACGCCCAGGGCAAAGGCGATGGCCGTGGCGATCACGAAGACCCGGCCGGTGAACAGGTGCAGGGGCAGGATCGGTTCATCGGCACGGCGCTCGACCAGGACGAGCGCGACGATGCTGCCCACGGTGCCCGCGATCATGGCGATCATGCCGGGGGAGTCCCAGGCCAGATGGTCGCCGCCGAGATCGGTGACCAGGACCAGTCCCGAGGTTCCCAGGACCATGAACATGATGCCCGCCCAGTCCACCTTCGCGGTGCTCCTGCGGGTCGGCAGCTTCATGTACTTCCAGGCCAGGGCGAACGCGATGATGCCCACGGGGACGTTGATCCAGAAGCACCAGCGCCAGTGGGCGGTGTCGGTGAAGAAGCCGCCGAGTAGCGGGCCGGCGACCGCGGAGATGCCGAAGACCGCGCCCATCGGGCCCATGTACTTGCCGCGCTCGGAGGCGGGGACGATGTCGGCGATGATGGCCTGCGACAGGATCATCAGGCCGCCGCCGCCCAGACCCTGCACCCCACGCCAGGCGACGAGCTCCCAGAAACCCGCCTCGGTGGCGGGGTCGGTGAAGAACCCGGCCGAGCCGGACCCGATCGAGCCGAGCGTGAAGATGGCGATCGCCAGCAGGAAGAGGTTGCGGCGTCCGACGAGGTCACCGAACTTGCCGTACAGCGGCATGGTCACGGCCACGGCGAGGATGTAGATGGTGATGATCCACGCCTGGGACTGAACGCCGTTGAGCTCGCCCACGATCGTCGGCAGGGCCGGGCCCAGGATCGACTGGTCCAGGGAGGCGAGGAACATCCCCGCCATGAGGGCTCCGAAGATGATCCAGACCGTCCGCGGGGTGAGCGTGATCGGATCGTCCCCGGACTGCGCGTGAGGCGCGGTCGAGGTACTGGTCATGAGGGTCGTGCCTTTCGTGAGTGGCAGCGCGTGCGGAACGCTCGATCAGCGGAGAGCGGACTCGAGCAGGTCGAAGTAGTGGGTCACGCGCTCGGCGACGGGGGACCGGGTGCGGCCGTCGCGGGCGTCGAGCATCGCCGTCTGGGTCAACCCCAGTGCGACGCTGAGGCCCACCCGCGCGAGTTCCTGGTCCCGGACGGTGGCGTAGCGCGAGGCGATGGCGGCCTCGAACTCGGCGCCGATCGTGTTCATGGACGTGTGCAGGGTGCCGAACAGTGAGGGGTCGCGCTCCAGGGCCGCGCGCATCAGGTCGTCGTCGGATGCCGACTCGGGGTCCGCCTCGTCGAGGAGCCGCAGCATGACATCGCGAATCTGTAGGACCGGGTTCGCGGGGTGTTCCCCGGCGTCGGCAAACAGCCGGCTCATCAGGCGTTGGAACCGGTCCGTGCTCAGGTGGACGACCGCCTCGTCCTTGGAATCGAAGTAGTTGAAGAACGTCCGCGGCGAGACCTCGGCGCGGGCCGCGATGGCCTGCACCGTGGTGGCGCTGAGCCCGTCCTCCGCCACCAGCTGCAGGGCGGCGCGCGCGAGCGAGGCGCGGGTCCGGGCCTTCTTGATTTCACGGAGCCCGGCGGGGGCGTCAGGGGAGGGGTCGCGGTCGATCACCACACGATCATGCGCGCGTTTTGCAGGATCTGCAAGTTTGCGTGGTGTGCAAGTTCATGTGCAAGTTCATGTGCAAGTGGGACACCTCGCCCGAGTCGTCACCGTGGCTCATCGTCCGCGCCCGGGCGGCTGCTCGACCACGCCCCGGTAGCGGAGCATCAACAGGCCGGAACCGTCATGCACCACGTCGGCTGTGATCCCGAAGACGTCGGTCAGCAGCTCGGCGGTCAGGACGGCCTCCGGTGGGCCGTCGGCGGCGATCCGGCCGCCGTCGACCACCGCGAGGCGGGTGCAGAAGGTCGCGGCCAGTTGGAGATCGTGAAGGACCACCGCGGTCGTCTTCTCCGAGCTCTCGCCGATCAGCCGCATCAGCTGGAGCTGACTACGGATGTCGAGGTGATTCGTGGGTTCGTCGAGAAGCATCACCGGCGCCTCCTGCGCAAAGGCTCTGGCCAATTGGGTGCGTTGTCGCTCTCCCCCGGACAGCGTCTGCCACCTGCGGTCGGCGAAGCCGGGCAGGCCCACCCGGTCGAGACCTGCGCTGATGGCCGACCGGTCGTCGTCGGAAAGGCCGTTCCATCGGCTCCGATGAGGAATCCGGCCCAACGCCACCACGTCGGCGACGGTCAGGTCCGTCTCCGTGGTGGGGTTCTGGCCGACAAAGGCGATGCTGCGGGCTCTCTCGGTGTCCCCCAACCCGGCGAGGGGCTGTCCGGCGAGCGTCACCGTTCCGGTGTGGGCGCGGTGGATCCCGGCGAGGCACCGGAGCAGGGACGTCTTTCCCGAACCGTTGGGTCCGACGATGCCCAACACCTCGCCGGGATCCACGGACAGGGTGACCCGATCGACGATGGTGCGCGATCGCACCTTCCAGGAGACATCGTGCGCGGTGAGGGTCATGCGTCACCCCGCCTCTCTCGGGTCGTGTCGACGCATGATCAGCAGGAACGCCGGAACGCCGATCAGGGCGGTGACCACCCCGACCGGGATCTCTGTCGCCAACGCAGACCGGGCGATGGCGTCGGCCCAGATCAGGAAGACGGCGCCGATGCCGGCCGACCCCACGAGGAGGCCGCGATGTGCGGAGAGGCCGAGCATCCGCGCGGCGTGCGGGACGATCAATCCGACGAACCCGATCGCACCCACGGCCGCCACGACGGAGGCGACGACGAGAGCGGTGACAAGCACCATCTGCCGCCGGACCCGCTCGATATCGATGCCCAGACCGGACGCCGACTCCGAACCGAACGCGAGTCCGTCGA
This Dietzia psychralcaliphila DNA region includes the following protein-coding sequences:
- a CDS encoding MDR family MFS transporter, with product MTSTSTAPHAQSGDDPITLTPRTVWIIFGALMAGMFLASLDQSILGPALPTIVGELNGVQSQAWIITIYILAVAVTMPLYGKFGDLVGRRNLFLLAIAIFTLGSIGSGSAGFFTDPATEAGFWELVAWRGVQGLGGGGLMILSQAIIADIVPASERGKYMGPMGAVFGISAVAGPLLGGFFTDTAHWRWCFWINVPVGIIAFALAWKYMKLPTRRSTAKVDWAGIMFMVLGTSGLVLVTDLGGDHLAWDSPGMIAMIAGTVGSIVALVLVERRADEPILPLHLFTGRVFVIATAIAFALGVAMFAAIGFIPTFLQMATGTSAAGSGLLMIPMMVGLMATSIGSGFAIASTGRYRVYPIVGLALTTATVAVMTQMTGSTPIWQIMAMLLFFGAGLGLVMQVIVLAVQNAVDPREVGVATSSNNYFREIGAAIGTAWFGSLFTDRLITNLTDTVAANPEQAMASGLDPAGVTPAFVATLPEPLHQGIVDSYASALAPALWFIVPVLGLALLLSFFLPQVTLSDEAGMVARGEAVWDDGKAVPVADAEGGAGETRSDGDDDEVSLSSGGPTSGRV
- a CDS encoding TetR/AcrR family transcriptional regulator; translation: MIDRDPSPDAPAGLREIKKARTRASLARAALQLVAEDGLSATTVQAIAARAEVSPRTFFNYFDSKDEAVVHLSTDRFQRLMSRLFADAGEHPANPVLQIRDVMLRLLDEADPESASDDDLMRAALERDPSLFGTLHTSMNTIGAEFEAAIASRYATVRDQELARVGLSVALGLTQTAMLDARDGRTRSPVAERVTHYFDLLESALR
- a CDS encoding ABC transporter ATP-binding protein, translated to MTLTAHDVSWKVRSRTIVDRVTLSVDPGEVLGIVGPNGSGKTSLLRCLAGIHRAHTGTVTLAGQPLAGLGDTERARSIAFVGQNPTTETDLTVADVVALGRIPHRSRWNGLSDDDRSAISAGLDRVGLPGFADRRWQTLSGGERQRTQLARAFAQEAPVMLLDEPTNHLDIRSQLQLMRLIGESSEKTTAVVLHDLQLAATFCTRLAVVDGGRIAADGPPEAVLTAELLTDVFGITADVVHDGSGLLMLRYRGVVEQPPGRGR